From the Polyangiaceae bacterium genome, one window contains:
- a CDS encoding protein kinase → MSDKPKDPFGWVGATLDEKYRIDALVGEGGFSVVYRAHHLGFSEDVAVKFLRVPETLEGKQRARFFESFMEEGRLLHRLSRATTGIVQALDVGAADSPNGTWTPYLVLEWLDGKSLETDLEEREKAGLGGRSLGEAIDLLDPVARALRIAHDQGIAHRDVKPANLFLTQVGGQTTMKVLDFGIAKVLDEAKGTSNVFESTGNHIQAFTAPYGAPEQFSRRYGATGPWTDVFALALVLVEVVSGKRALLGSDVAELFVASADPNHRPTLKTLGYEGAPEGLEEVLLRALAVEPKARHRSVRDLWNEILAACGLAELSSPQSSRTKLDSATREPLQFEVESDGTRPVVGPRSLADVERQPAPTELSSSTQLPLEAIPAPEPHRAVTPLTIGVVAVGATLLGVAIVMLTTVVLRPPVAAPVTQPSVLADVSATAAPSVEPTASVPQETLLTSTPPRPVAQGTVANDERWLDDYRVQRLDGAHGKSLAEAQALCAQSGLSLCSEAQWARACELYPDIGRTSSWTLSAHPSGFVVRGGASCAVRAVAVSTQGVPDRGAQCCSREVALRSANMNRTWLKATAKRLVGVEAALNRKDTSQFGTFVSEMVDVDDKLLRKEDLQQQLEESFTRFPNQWFVIDSCGVSVKPPEKKGPRRIGNDEPQRFRENAAWIAECEQLRFRDSAFSWATVEYVFGGSGRLQSLREIKKPKPVHTQ, encoded by the coding sequence ATGTCGGACAAACCCAAAGATCCCTTCGGCTGGGTTGGCGCCACCCTGGACGAAAAGTACCGCATCGACGCGCTCGTCGGCGAAGGCGGCTTCTCCGTGGTGTACCGCGCGCATCATTTGGGTTTCTCCGAGGACGTTGCCGTCAAGTTCCTCCGCGTGCCCGAGACGCTGGAAGGCAAGCAGCGCGCACGCTTCTTCGAGAGCTTCATGGAAGAAGGCCGTCTGTTGCACCGCCTCAGTCGGGCGACGACGGGTATCGTGCAGGCCCTCGATGTGGGCGCTGCCGACTCCCCGAACGGGACCTGGACTCCGTACTTGGTGCTCGAGTGGCTCGACGGCAAGAGCTTGGAGACGGATCTGGAGGAGCGCGAGAAGGCGGGCCTCGGCGGCCGATCCTTGGGCGAAGCCATCGACCTTCTCGATCCCGTCGCACGCGCGCTGCGCATCGCGCACGATCAGGGCATCGCTCATCGCGACGTCAAGCCAGCCAATCTGTTTCTGACGCAGGTGGGTGGGCAGACCACGATGAAGGTCCTGGATTTCGGCATTGCCAAGGTGCTGGACGAAGCCAAGGGCACGAGCAACGTCTTCGAGAGCACGGGCAATCACATCCAGGCCTTCACGGCGCCCTACGGCGCGCCCGAACAATTCTCGCGGCGCTACGGCGCAACCGGGCCCTGGACGGACGTTTTTGCCCTCGCCCTGGTGCTGGTGGAAGTGGTGTCGGGCAAGCGCGCGCTACTCGGAAGCGACGTGGCCGAGCTGTTCGTCGCGTCCGCGGATCCCAATCACCGGCCGACACTGAAGACCTTGGGCTACGAAGGCGCGCCCGAGGGCTTGGAGGAGGTGCTGCTGCGCGCCCTGGCAGTGGAGCCCAAGGCACGGCACCGCAGTGTGCGTGATCTGTGGAACGAGATCCTCGCGGCGTGCGGACTCGCGGAGCTATCGAGTCCGCAGAGCTCACGCACCAAGCTCGATTCAGCGACCCGTGAGCCCCTGCAGTTCGAAGTGGAGTCCGATGGCACTCGCCCCGTCGTGGGGCCGCGGTCTCTGGCCGACGTGGAACGCCAACCCGCGCCCACGGAGCTCTCCAGCAGCACGCAGTTGCCCCTCGAGGCCATCCCGGCGCCCGAGCCGCATCGAGCCGTGACGCCGCTCACCATCGGCGTGGTGGCCGTGGGCGCGACGCTGCTGGGCGTCGCCATCGTGATGCTGACCACTGTGGTGCTGCGCCCACCGGTGGCGGCGCCAGTGACACAGCCCTCTGTGCTTGCAGATGTTTCTGCGACGGCCGCACCCAGCGTTGAACCGACCGCCAGCGTGCCGCAGGAAACTCTGCTGACCAGCACGCCGCCGCGCCCCGTTGCTCAGGGAACGGTGGCCAACGACGAGCGTTGGCTCGACGACTACCGCGTTCAGCGATTGGACGGCGCCCACGGCAAGTCTCTGGCAGAGGCGCAGGCGTTGTGCGCGCAGTCGGGGCTCAGTCTGTGTTCCGAAGCCCAATGGGCCCGCGCCTGCGAACTCTATCCTGACATCGGTAGAACCTCCTCCTGGACGCTCTCCGCACATCCCTCGGGTTTCGTCGTGCGTGGCGGGGCGAGCTGCGCCGTGCGGGCAGTGGCGGTGAGCACTCAGGGCGTTCCCGATCGCGGCGCCCAGTGTTGTAGCCGCGAGGTCGCCTTGCGCAGCGCCAACATGAATCGCACCTGGCTCAAAGCCACGGCGAAGCGCCTGGTGGGCGTCGAGGCCGCGCTCAATCGCAAGGACACGTCGCAGTTTGGCACCTTCGTGTCGGAGATGGTGGACGTCGACGACAAGCTGCTACGCAAAGAGGACCTGCAGCAACAACTCGAGGAGAGCTTCACCCGCTTTCCTAATCAGTGGTTCGTGATCGACAGCTGCGGTGTGTCCGTCAAACCGCCCGAGAAGAAGGGGCCCCGGCGTATCGGCAACGATGAGCCGCAGCGCTTCCGCGAGAACGCCGCCTGGATCGCCGAGTGTGAACAGTTGCGGTTTCGAGACAGCGCCTTTTCTTGGGCGACGGTCGAGTACGTGTTCGGCGGCAGCGGCCGCTTGCAGTCTTTGCGCGAGATCAAGAAACCCAAACCCGTGCATACGCAGTGA
- a CDS encoding formimidoylglutamate deiminase: MTWYRFDALLTPAGIRSPAFMKVDERGFVASVQSEAPAEAVSACSGFAVPGIPNLHSHAFQRALVGRAEAARGSRDSFWTWRELMYASVERLQPEDVRDIAAYLYAELLEAGYTSVGEFHYLHHQPTGEPYAAPAEMSLQLLEAARSVGMGVSILPVLYQTSGFDGAPAGAEQRRFVCSVQQLLRIADDVRAAIAGDPNAQLGIAPHSLRAVPAQSLTELVAALEPTSPVHIHVAEQVREVEECQAHFGAPPVEHLIATQAVDARWCLVHATHVTDAELVRLANTGACVALCPTTEANLGDGFAPIRGLLDAGIPWGIGSDSQVGVDPSEELRWLEYEQRLLRRERSVLAHGAQPSVAMRLLLDVGASASRALGRCVGTLEPGMRADLIVLDDERSVLAGLAREQQLDAWVFTARRGAVRDVMVGGNWVVRSGIHPHRDALTAAYLRALSRIR; encoded by the coding sequence ATGACCTGGTATCGCTTCGACGCGCTGCTGACGCCCGCGGGCATCCGCAGCCCGGCGTTCATGAAGGTGGACGAGCGAGGCTTCGTCGCGTCCGTGCAGAGTGAAGCGCCGGCCGAGGCGGTCAGCGCCTGCTCTGGGTTTGCCGTGCCTGGGATCCCGAACCTGCACTCGCACGCCTTCCAGCGCGCACTGGTGGGGCGGGCCGAGGCTGCACGGGGGAGCCGCGATAGCTTCTGGACTTGGCGGGAGCTGATGTACGCGTCCGTGGAGCGCCTTCAGCCCGAGGACGTGCGAGACATTGCAGCGTATCTCTACGCAGAGCTGCTGGAGGCCGGCTACACCAGCGTGGGCGAGTTCCACTACCTTCACCATCAACCGACTGGAGAGCCCTACGCCGCGCCTGCCGAGATGTCGCTACAGCTGCTGGAAGCGGCGCGCAGTGTCGGAATGGGGGTCAGCATCCTGCCCGTGCTGTATCAGACCAGCGGTTTCGATGGGGCGCCGGCCGGGGCAGAGCAGCGAAGGTTCGTTTGCAGTGTGCAGCAGCTGCTCCGAATCGCGGACGACGTGCGCGCCGCGATAGCTGGGGATCCGAACGCGCAGCTGGGCATCGCACCCCACAGCCTGCGTGCGGTGCCCGCCCAGTCGCTGACTGAGCTAGTGGCCGCGCTGGAGCCCACTTCGCCAGTCCACATCCACGTCGCCGAGCAAGTCCGTGAAGTCGAAGAGTGTCAGGCGCACTTCGGGGCGCCTCCCGTCGAGCATCTGATCGCGACCCAGGCCGTGGACGCGCGCTGGTGCTTGGTGCACGCGACTCACGTGACGGACGCCGAACTCGTGCGGTTGGCGAACACCGGGGCGTGCGTGGCGCTGTGCCCGACGACCGAGGCGAACCTTGGTGACGGATTTGCGCCGATTCGTGGCCTGCTAGACGCGGGCATTCCCTGGGGCATTGGTTCGGATAGTCAGGTGGGCGTCGACCCCAGCGAGGAGTTGCGTTGGCTCGAGTACGAACAACGGCTGCTGCGGCGCGAACGCAGCGTGCTCGCCCATGGCGCGCAGCCCTCGGTTGCAATGCGCCTACTGCTCGACGTCGGTGCGAGCGCGAGTCGAGCCTTGGGGCGATGCGTGGGCACCCTCGAGCCCGGGATGCGCGCCGATCTGATCGTGCTCGACGACGAGCGTAGCGTGCTAGCGGGGCTCGCGCGTGAACAGCAACTGGACGCGTGGGTGTTCACCGCGCGACGGGGCGCGGTGCGCGACGTGATGGTGGGCGGGAATTGGGTGGTACGGTCGGGCATACACCCACACCGTGATGCCCTGACGGCGGCATATCTTCGCGCTCTGAGCCGAATTCGCTGA
- the hutG gene encoding N-formylglutamate deformylase: protein MSEVFELTLGTRPLLLSCPHDGTMLPAELAQRMTAEGRAVPDTDFHVARLYDFARALGATVLVARLSRFVIDLNRDPEGHVLYPGADNTGLCPTTTFDRGEVYLPGQSPSDDEVRARQERYFAPYHQCLQEQLERLRARFPRVVLFDAHSIRSRVPRFFDGELPDLNLGTAGGQSAEAALADRVHATLEANEGGYSVVRDGRFKGGYITRHYGRPEAGVSALQLELAQKNYMNEAPPFDFVEERARRLRPTLQRALQACLAFAEGRES from the coding sequence ATGAGCGAGGTCTTCGAGCTGACCCTTGGTACGCGGCCGCTCTTGCTGTCGTGTCCCCACGACGGCACCATGCTGCCAGCGGAGCTAGCCCAGCGCATGACGGCGGAAGGGCGCGCCGTTCCCGACACGGACTTTCACGTCGCGCGCTTGTACGATTTTGCGCGAGCGCTCGGCGCGACGGTGCTCGTTGCACGCTTGTCGCGCTTCGTAATCGACCTCAATCGCGACCCCGAGGGCCATGTGCTCTACCCCGGCGCGGACAACACGGGTCTTTGTCCTACGACGACCTTCGACCGAGGTGAAGTCTACCTGCCCGGGCAGTCGCCTTCCGACGACGAGGTGCGAGCGCGTCAGGAACGCTACTTCGCGCCCTACCACCAGTGCTTGCAGGAGCAGTTGGAGCGCCTGCGCGCCCGCTTCCCGCGGGTGGTGCTGTTCGACGCGCACAGCATTCGCAGTCGGGTTCCGCGCTTCTTCGACGGCGAGCTGCCGGATCTGAACCTGGGGACCGCCGGAGGCCAGAGCGCGGAAGCGGCGCTTGCCGATCGCGTGCACGCGACCCTGGAAGCGAACGAGGGCGGCTATTCCGTGGTGCGTGACGGGCGTTTCAAGGGTGGATACATCACGCGTCACTACGGGCGCCCCGAAGCTGGCGTCTCAGCCCTGCAGTTGGAGCTGGCTCAGAAGAACTACATGAACGAAGCGCCGCCCTTCGACTTCGTCGAGGAGCGTGCGCGGCGCTTGCGGCCCACCCTGCAGCGTGCGCTGCAGGCCTGCTTGGCCTTCGCCGAGGGGCGTGAGTCATGA